Proteins found in one Seonamhaeicola sp. S2-3 genomic segment:
- a CDS encoding LytTR family DNA-binding domain-containing protein, with translation MKKAIKILIVEDEMIIAANTSLQLTNLGYDVTGIMPKGEDALVHIKENTPDIILLDINLKGALSGIETAQIIQQDYKIPIIYVTANSDNTHFKKAIKTNPHAFISKPFKKLDLQRAIELTINRIQPEKAPNTSTLKAKESSIILNDCIFVRHHEKMVRVNIKDIFYIEAERNYCRIHCKDKEYLLSTTLKDMNDKLPHQHFIRVHRSFIVNLSNIDEIATSHIVISKKAIPISTDSKKQLLQLIQKV, from the coding sequence ATGAAAAAAGCAATTAAAATATTAATTGTTGAAGACGAGATGATTATTGCTGCAAATACATCATTACAGCTTACCAATTTAGGTTATGATGTAACAGGTATTATGCCTAAAGGCGAAGATGCCTTAGTACATATAAAAGAAAATACGCCCGATATTATTTTACTAGATATTAATTTAAAAGGCGCGCTTTCTGGTATAGAAACGGCACAAATTATTCAACAAGATTACAAGATTCCTATAATTTACGTAACGGCAAATTCAGATAACACGCATTTTAAAAAAGCTATAAAAACCAACCCACACGCTTTCATTTCTAAACCGTTTAAAAAATTAGATTTACAACGTGCTATTGAATTAACCATAAATAGAATACAGCCTGAAAAAGCACCAAACACTTCAACTCTAAAAGCTAAAGAATCATCAATTATTCTAAACGATTGTATTTTTGTACGCCATCATGAAAAAATGGTACGTGTTAATATAAAAGACATCTTCTACATTGAAGCCGAAAGAAACTATTGCCGGATACACTGTAAAGACAAAGAGTACCTATTATCTACAACACTTAAAGATATGAACGACAAATTACCCCACCAACACTTTATTAGGGTACACCGCTCGTTTATTGTAAACCTTTCAAACATTGATGAAATAGCCACTAGCCATATTGTTATTTCAAAAAAAGCCATTCCAATAAGTACAGATTCTAAAAAACAATTGCTTCAACTTATCCAAAAAGTGTAA
- the sucC gene encoding ADP-forming succinate--CoA ligase subunit beta: MNLHEYQGKEILSSFGVRIQRGIVAQNANEAVAAAKQLTTETGTSWHVIKAQVHAGGRGKGGGVKLAKNLQEVEDIAGEIIGMNLITPQTSAEGKKVHQVLVAEDVYYPGESETEEYYMSVLLNRGTGRNMIMYSTEGGMDIETVAEETPHLIFTEEIDPSVGLLPFQARRVAFNLGLSGTAFKEMTKFVMALYTAYVKSDSSLFEINPVLKTSDNKILAVDAKVTIDDNALYRHKDYVNLRDLREENPIEVEAKEVGLNYVDLDGNVGCMVNGAGLAMATMDLIKQAGGEPANFLDVGGTADAARVEAAFKIILKDPAVKAILINIFGGIVRCDRVAQGVIDAYKNMGNINVPIIVRLQGTNADIAKELIDNSGLAVLSATEFQEAADKVQEVLS, encoded by the coding sequence ATGAATTTACACGAATATCAAGGTAAAGAAATATTAAGCAGTTTTGGAGTGCGTATCCAACGTGGTATTGTTGCCCAAAATGCTAATGAAGCTGTAGCTGCTGCAAAACAATTAACTACTGAAACTGGTACTAGCTGGCATGTAATTAAAGCACAAGTACATGCAGGTGGTCGTGGTAAAGGTGGCGGTGTAAAGCTTGCTAAAAACTTGCAAGAAGTAGAGGATATTGCTGGTGAAATTATTGGTATGAACTTAATTACACCTCAAACATCTGCTGAAGGTAAAAAAGTTCATCAGGTTTTAGTAGCAGAAGATGTTTATTATCCAGGTGAAAGTGAAACAGAAGAATATTATATGTCTGTTTTATTAAATAGAGGTACTGGACGCAACATGATTATGTATTCTACCGAAGGTGGAATGGATATTGAAACGGTTGCCGAAGAAACCCCTCATTTAATTTTTACTGAAGAAATTGATCCATCAGTGGGGTTATTACCATTTCAAGCAAGACGAGTAGCTTTTAATCTTGGATTATCTGGAACTGCGTTTAAAGAAATGACCAAATTTGTAATGGCACTTTATACAGCTTATGTGAAATCTGATTCATCTTTATTTGAAATTAACCCAGTTTTAAAAACTAGTGATAACAAAATTTTAGCTGTTGATGCTAAAGTTACCATAGATGATAATGCGCTTTACAGACATAAAGATTATGTTAATTTAAGAGATTTACGTGAAGAAAATCCAATAGAAGTTGAAGCCAAAGAAGTTGGTTTAAATTATGTTGATTTAGATGGTAACGTGGGGTGTATGGTAAATGGAGCAGGTTTAGCCATGGCAACAATGGATTTAATTAAACAAGCAGGAGGTGAGCCAGCAAACTTTTTAGATGTTGGTGGTACCGCAGATGCGGCTCGTGTAGAGGCTGCTTTTAAAATTATTTTAAAAGACCCTGCAGTAAAAGCTATTCTAATTAATATTTTTGGTGGTATTGTACGTTGCGATCGTGTGGCGCAAGGCGTTATTGATGCTTATAAAAATATGGGTAATATAAATGTGCCTATTATTGTGCGTTTACAAGGTACCAATGCAGATATTGCTAAAGAATTAATTGATAATTCTGGTTTAGCAGTTTTAAGTGCTACAGAGTTTCAAGAGGCCGCAGATAAGGTTCAAGAAGTGTTATCTTAA
- the lysA gene encoding diaminopimelate decarboxylase: protein MTENQLLKIAQDFGSPVYVYDAEKIESQYKRLTNAFKSIKSLKINYAVKALSNISILKLLHALGSGIDTVSLQEVQLGLAAGYAPEQIIFTPNGVSLEEIEQAAKLGVKINIDNLSILEQFGTKHPDIPVCIRINPHVMAGGNANISVGHIDSKFGISIHQIPHILRIVENTNMTINGIHMHTGSDILDIEVFLYASEILFETAKQFKNLDFIDFGSGFKVPYKNGDIETNIEELGKKLSERFNNFCKEYGKELTLAFEPGKFLVSESGNFLVKVNAVKQTTSTVFAQVDSGFNHLIRPMFYGSHHEIDNISNPKGRERFYTVVGYICETDTFGNNRRINEITEGDILRFKNAGAYCFSMASNYNSRFRPAEVLWYNNKAHLIRKRETFEDITRNQIEVDFSSKKEKELAK, encoded by the coding sequence ATGACGGAAAATCAATTGCTTAAAATAGCACAAGATTTTGGAAGCCCTGTTTATGTTTATGATGCCGAAAAAATTGAATCGCAATATAAACGTTTAACTAATGCCTTTAAAAGTATAAAAAGTTTAAAGATAAATTATGCTGTTAAGGCATTATCTAACATCTCAATATTAAAGTTATTGCATGCTTTAGGTTCTGGTATAGATACGGTTTCATTACAAGAGGTTCAGCTTGGTTTGGCTGCGGGGTATGCCCCAGAACAAATTATTTTTACTCCAAACGGTGTGTCTTTAGAAGAAATTGAACAAGCTGCTAAATTGGGCGTTAAAATAAACATTGATAATCTGTCTATTTTAGAACAATTTGGAACAAAACATCCTGATATTCCTGTTTGTATTAGAATAAATCCTCATGTAATGGCAGGTGGAAATGCTAATATTTCAGTTGGTCATATAGATTCTAAATTTGGAATTTCAATTCATCAAATACCTCATATTTTACGTATTGTTGAAAACACTAATATGACTATTAACGGTATTCATATGCATACTGGTAGTGATATTTTAGACATTGAAGTTTTCTTATATGCCAGTGAAATATTATTTGAAACCGCTAAACAATTTAAAAATTTAGATTTTATTGATTTTGGGTCTGGTTTTAAAGTACCTTATAAAAATGGTGATATTGAAACCAATATTGAAGAATTAGGCAAAAAACTATCAGAAAGATTTAACAACTTTTGCAAAGAATACGGTAAAGAGTTAACCTTAGCTTTTGAACCTGGTAAATTCTTAGTTAGCGAATCTGGTAATTTTCTAGTTAAAGTTAATGCCGTAAAGCAAACAACCTCAACTGTTTTTGCACAAGTAGATTCTGGCTTTAATCATTTAATACGCCCCATGTTTTATGGGTCTCACCATGAAATTGACAATATTTCTAACCCTAAAGGTCGAGAGCGTTTCTACACTGTTGTAGGTTATATTTGTGAAACAGATACATTTGGAAATAACAGACGTATTAATGAAATTACCGAAGGTGACATTCTTCGCTTTAAAAATGCGGGCGCTTATTGTTTTTCTATGGCTAGTAATTACAACTCTAGGTTTAGACCTGCCGAAGTTTTATGGTATAATAACAAAGCCCATTTAATTAGAAAAAGAGAAACTTTTGAAGATATAACTAGAAACCAAATTGAAGTAGATTTTTCTTCAAAAAAGGAAAAAGAACTAGCTAAATAA
- a CDS encoding NAD-dependent epimerase/dehydratase family protein has protein sequence MKKAGIIGGSGFIGSHVTKAFLNKGYQVKVSTTDISREDKYGHLMTLKHTDHLYISEMNITNKTSLKAFVSDCDIIVHGGTPFILDVENPQTQLFNPIIKGTENFLEVISLTPSIEKVVFIASVAGWNTNFPFPPNGKNFTDTIDESSSRFSSTESHPYAQAKFIANQVVEKFINNNPNIHFEISTVSPVAVMGKALSNREDSTSGNLQYLVKNNIAPNNFIKLLFDNDVPFAIVDVEDVAKAIYKIATKKGLHGKDYLLSSETYKISDMHKMLNHKPAKNHPQIIYRSDLAKTDLGIHFKPVKDTLNSYSN, from the coding sequence ATGAAAAAAGCAGGAATCATAGGCGGTTCAGGGTTTATAGGAAGCCACGTCACCAAAGCATTTTTAAATAAAGGCTATCAAGTAAAAGTGTCAACTACTGATATTTCTCGTGAAGACAAATACGGACATTTAATGACCCTTAAACATACTGACCATTTGTATATAAGCGAAATGAATATAACCAACAAAACCTCTTTAAAAGCGTTTGTAAGCGATTGTGATATTATTGTTCATGGTGGCACACCATTTATTTTAGATGTTGAAAACCCTCAAACCCAATTATTCAATCCTATAATTAAAGGTACCGAGAATTTTCTAGAAGTTATATCTCTTACACCAAGCATTGAAAAAGTTGTTTTTATTGCATCAGTAGCGGGTTGGAATACAAACTTTCCGTTTCCGCCAAATGGCAAAAATTTCACAGATACCATTGATGAATCTAGCTCTCGGTTTTCAAGCACTGAAAGTCACCCATATGCCCAAGCAAAATTTATAGCAAACCAAGTAGTAGAAAAATTCATCAATAACAACCCAAATATTCATTTTGAAATCAGCACAGTTTCCCCTGTAGCCGTTATGGGGAAAGCACTATCAAACAGAGAAGATTCTACCTCTGGAAATCTGCAATATCTAGTAAAAAACAATATAGCTCCTAACAATTTTATTAAACTCCTTTTTGATAATGACGTACCATTTGCCATAGTAGATGTTGAAGATGTAGCTAAAGCCATTTACAAAATAGCAACCAAAAAAGGCCTACATGGTAAAGATTATTTATTAAGCAGTGAAACTTATAAAATTTCAGATATGCATAAAATGCTTAACCACAAACCTGCAAAAAATCATCCCCAAATTATTTATAGAAGTGATTTAGCTAAAACCGATTTAGGTATTCATTTTAAACCTGTAAAAGACACTTTAAATAGTTATTCAAATTAA
- a CDS encoding tetratricopeptide repeat protein, with protein MKNALFLFLILHFIGYSQHSTINKLQQQLNSETNPAKQLEIISNMVDIAFNQDMSKALKFSKLGVQLSDKVENKTWQPKFYEMQGRMHANLLQLDSAIIFFNKALKGYEAINNQRGTATTLFKLSWVDKKHGNLDAALQKDLSALKIMETLDDKQGICSGLTRVSEDLTYQNRLNEALEYAQKAIKIAEDNQLTSEKFYVNFNAGNVAMAKNNYAQSLDYYKKSLTIAQEQNLGLPTESDVTNAIGNAYKRLGKYEEALKSYKMCLALAKKANYPNATSTVIANLGEVNMLLGNYKTALNYQLKTVNLQEKNKDVSNLIENYNHVSTIYNKLGNYKEALNFKQKAYTLRDSIASIESDAKMSELLTQYETKKKEETIVIQQTKISQQRVIQTLSFGMVALLLGVLVFVFISYQNRSKTNKLLAEKNAKIELLLKEVHHRVKNNLEIVSSLLSLQSAQIDDLTTKETMLENQNRVNSIGIVHQKLYQGEKLGAIEMKDYVLNLSENILDSLNAEKKINLILTMNKLDLDIDTAIPLGLIINELLTNTVKYAFPDNKNGTITIKMEKQTNDVLHLEVADDGIGKPNVIQGTGFGSQLISLLTLQLNGSMTEKNKNGTTFIFDFQLKATS; from the coding sequence ATGAAAAATGCCCTTTTCTTATTTTTAATTTTACATTTTATAGGATATAGTCAACATTCCACAATAAATAAACTTCAACAACAATTAAATTCCGAAACAAACCCTGCAAAACAGCTTGAGATAATTAGCAATATGGTAGATATTGCTTTTAACCAGGATATGAGCAAAGCATTAAAATTTTCTAAACTTGGTGTACAATTATCAGATAAGGTAGAAAACAAAACTTGGCAACCTAAATTTTACGAAATGCAAGGTAGAATGCACGCTAATTTGTTACAATTAGACTCTGCAATTATCTTTTTTAACAAAGCCCTAAAAGGTTATGAGGCTATTAATAACCAAAGAGGAACAGCCACCACACTTTTTAAATTATCTTGGGTTGATAAAAAACATGGCAATCTAGATGCTGCACTACAAAAAGATCTTTCTGCCTTAAAAATAATGGAAACTTTAGATGATAAACAAGGTATTTGTAGTGGCTTAACACGGGTATCTGAAGACCTAACATACCAAAACCGATTAAATGAAGCTTTAGAATATGCCCAAAAAGCCATAAAAATTGCAGAAGACAACCAATTAACCTCAGAGAAATTCTATGTTAATTTTAATGCTGGTAATGTAGCTATGGCAAAAAATAATTATGCTCAATCTTTAGATTATTATAAAAAGTCCTTAACCATAGCACAAGAACAAAATTTAGGTTTACCAACAGAATCTGATGTTACTAATGCCATTGGCAATGCTTATAAAAGACTTGGTAAATATGAAGAGGCCTTAAAAAGTTATAAAATGTGTTTAGCTTTAGCCAAAAAAGCTAACTACCCCAATGCCACAAGTACTGTTATTGCAAATTTGGGCGAAGTAAATATGCTTCTAGGAAATTACAAAACAGCATTAAACTATCAATTAAAAACCGTAAACCTACAAGAAAAAAACAAAGACGTTTCAAATTTAATTGAAAATTACAACCACGTTAGTACCATTTATAATAAACTAGGAAACTACAAAGAAGCCTTAAACTTTAAACAAAAAGCTTATACTCTTAGAGACAGTATTGCTTCAATAGAAAGCGATGCTAAAATGTCTGAGCTATTAACTCAATACGAAACAAAAAAGAAGGAAGAAACCATTGTAATTCAACAAACTAAAATTTCTCAACAACGCGTAATTCAAACCCTAAGTTTTGGTATGGTTGCGCTTTTACTTGGGGTATTAGTTTTTGTCTTTATAAGTTACCAAAACCGAAGTAAAACAAATAAACTTTTAGCTGAAAAAAATGCTAAAATTGAGTTACTACTAAAAGAAGTTCACCACAGAGTAAAAAATAATTTAGAAATTGTATCTAGCTTACTTTCATTACAATCTGCACAAATAGACGACCTAACCACTAAAGAAACCATGTTAGAAAATCAAAACCGAGTGAATTCTATTGGTATTGTGCACCAAAAATTATATCAAGGTGAAAAATTAGGTGCTATAGAAATGAAAGATTATGTTTTAAATTTAAGTGAAAATATTTTAGATAGTTTAAATGCTGAAAAAAAGATAAACCTAATTCTAACAATGAATAAACTAGACTTAGATATTGATACAGCAATTCCTTTAGGTTTAATAATTAATGAGTTGTTAACCAACACCGTAAAATATGCATTTCCTGATAACAAAAATGGTACTATAACCATTAAAATGGAAAAACAAACTAATGATGTTTTACACCTAGAAGTTGCCGATGATGGCATTGGTAAACCCAACGTTATACAGGGCACCGGCTTTGGTTCGCAATTAATATCCTTACTTACCCTTCAACTTAATGGCTCTATGACAGAAAAAAATAAAAATGGCACCACTTTTATTTTTGACTTTCAATTAAAAGCCACTTCATAA